One genomic region from Pseudochaenichthys georgianus chromosome 15, fPseGeo1.2, whole genome shotgun sequence encodes:
- the ttl gene encoding tubulin--tyrosine ligase, translating into MYTFVTRDENSTVYAEVSKILLSSGQWKRLKRDNPRFNLMLGERNRLPFGRLGHEPGLVQLVNYYRGADKLCRKASLVKLIKTSPELSDSSSWFPESYIIYPTNLKTPVAPATNGISHLKSNPKTDEREVFLASYHSKNESGEGTVWIAKSSSGAKGAGILISTDANQLLEYIDNQGQVHVIQKYLEKPLLLQPGNRKFDIRSWVLVDHQYNIYLYREGVLRTSSEPYNSSDLQDMTSHLTNHCIQMEHSQNYGRYEEGNEMFFDEFRLYLLNTHNVTLETSILPQIKQIIKSCLTCIEPSISTKHLSYQSFQLFGFDFMVDESFKVWLIEINGAPACAQKLYSELCQGIVDVAISSVFTLNSGDSSSASSSPYSSSPSSMFTTNSCSSPKIRGPLHMGPFTRL; encoded by the exons ATGTATACGTTTGTTACCCGTGACGAGAACAGCACTGTTTATGCAGAAGTTTCCAAAATCCTCCTCTCTTCCGGACAATGGAAGAGGCTGAAAAGAGACAATCCCAGATTCAACTTGATGCTTGGTGAACGCAACAGACTGCCTTTTGGACGTCTGG GTCATGAACCAGGCCTGGTGCAGCTGGTCAATTACTACAGGGGAGCAGACAAGCTTTGCAGGAAGGCATCCTTAGTCAA GCTTATAAAGACGAGCCCAGAGCTGTCAGACTCCTCTAGCTGGTTCCCAGAATCCTACATCATCTATCCCACTAACCTCAAAACCCCTGTGGCTCCAGCTACCAATGGCATCAGCCACCTGAAGAGCAATCCCAAAACGGATGAGCGGGAAGTTTTCTTGGCGTCCTATCACTCCAAAAATGAAAGTGGGGAGGGCACAGTGTGGATAGCCAAGTCTTCTTCTGGAGCTAAAG GTGCTGGTATTTTAATTTCCACTGATGCTAATCAGCTGCTGGAGTACATTGATAATCAGGGACAGGTTCATGTTATTCAGAAGTACCTGGAGAAGCCTCTGCTTCTGCAGCCGGGAAATCGGAAGTTTGACATCAG GAGCTGGGTGCTAGTTGACCATCAGTACAACATCTATCTATACCGGGAGGGCGTGCTGCGGACGTCCTCGGAGCCTTACAACAGCTCCGACCTGCAGGACATGACCAGCCACCTGACCAACCACTGCATCCAGATGGAACACTCCCAGAACTACGGGCGCTACGAGGAGGGGAACGAGATGTTCTTCGATGAATTCAGGCTGTACctgctgaacactcacaacgtCACGCTGGAGACCTCCATATTACCTCAGATCAAGCAGATCATCAA GAGCTGTCTGACATGCATCGAGCCGTCAATCAGCACCAAGCACCTGTCCTACCAGAGCTTCCAACTCTTCGGGTTTGACTTCATGGTGGACGAGAGCTTCAAAGTGTGGCTCATTGAGATCAACGGAGCTCCAGCCTGTGCACA GAAACTGTATTCAGAGCTGTGCCAGGGCATCGTGGACGTGGCCATTTCCAGCGTCTTCACCCTGAACAGCGGAGACTCTTCATCTGCTTCCTCTTCACCATATTCCTCCTCTCCATCCTCCATGTTCACCACCAACTCCTGCTCCTCTCCCAAAATCAGAGGGCCTCTTCACATGGGCCCTTTCACTCGACTGTAA